One Mailhella massiliensis DNA segment encodes these proteins:
- a CDS encoding GPW/gp25 family protein, translating into MSEVDFAPSSEEAEVVQNVRTILATRVGTVPLDRDFGVSWEHLDKPLPVARSLMRAEVIEAIERYEPRANIEAVEFEETESDTMEGISRPRVILNLGEDNE; encoded by the coding sequence TTGAGTGAGGTCGATTTTGCTCCGTCCTCTGAAGAAGCGGAAGTGGTGCAGAACGTGCGTACCATTCTGGCAACACGGGTGGGAACCGTACCGCTGGACAGGGACTTCGGCGTGAGCTGGGAACACCTGGACAAGCCGCTTCCCGTGGCCCGTTCGCTCATGCGGGCGGAAGTCATCGAGGCCATAGAACGGTATGAGCCCAGGGCAAATATCGAGGCCGTGGAATTTGAGGAGACGGAATCGGATACCATGGAAGGTATCAGCCGCCCGCGTGTGATCTTGAACCTTGGAGAAGACAATGAGTGA
- a CDS encoding phage tail tape measure protein, with product MAKVYEVAFKLAGQLSPAFTKSFWEGEKLMRSFTERTKALDKQAAALSGMSKLSEEVREADVELGHVQATFTKLSAKLQDGQASLTALEEKFQKSRAAAEKSRKAVDAHRLSLQMARTEFDLVSREVQAADASIQALASRQRKAKDSVSLFEKALKYEEEALQRARAESKAVSAQLKAQGASLADTEAALAKLRAEEERARKAVLEHTSTLQRARAELSLVNGEIEAADAPTRDMIARYQQAGERVTRLEQALEAESAALKKNTSESKELGAALRTATKEEAALKRNVDAAEKAVEKASAALDKKQTALQKNKLAAGMLGASLREVAQREQEVARAAEKARASQERLARTQKRLAAASAAQEKIRAMRSSSMGAIVSTAAMATGSVGLPVREAMKMEDSMAEVRKVVDFETPDGLINLQRQLQEMSLRIPMAADQLAMIAAAAGQSGIAEKDLAAFTEQAAKMGVAFDISAEESGEMMAKWQSGMGLSLEKTYALADAVNFLSNSNAAQAKQIGEVLKRYGPLGKLSGLTETHIAAFASTVIASGAEAEVAATGIKAFMQAMGKGGSMSDMQKAAFQNAGLDYKQLQKDLQKNAPETILKTLEAIQKKIPKEKWNQYLSVMFGDEAAVAIGPMMQNTEALRKNFERIGDPIRYADSMLKEFEARSATTSNSLTLMGNAGKYVATVMGSPLLEPIREISLSTVKAARAAGAWMEANKPLVSTAMKLGAALTTGVIAFHALRLGVLFAISPLVSVYKTWQKMKIAMTALNIAMKANPIGLLITAVGAVAAGFALAYENCEAFRNMVDAAISFAVDKISGLIKMLEKVGKFLGDIMGGAGDAVKAYSAMGNGTGPAWASQEQMEAIASGDLNALAVPAMASGGVVTGPTLAAIGEGTEPEAVIPLSRLSSLLPSFGEGRESEAVAPLSRLTAMLPELGNSSAPSYQVTFSPVINISGGADAYESVKRGMKEAQTDFRREFDRMMRDRERLSYA from the coding sequence ATGGCAAAAGTCTATGAAGTAGCGTTCAAGCTGGCCGGCCAGCTCTCGCCCGCTTTCACCAAGTCGTTCTGGGAAGGCGAAAAGCTCATGCGTTCCTTCACCGAACGCACGAAAGCTTTGGACAAGCAGGCCGCTGCTCTGTCCGGCATGAGCAAGCTTTCCGAGGAAGTACGGGAGGCTGACGTCGAGCTGGGCCATGTGCAGGCGACATTCACCAAACTTTCCGCAAAGCTCCAGGACGGACAAGCTTCGCTGACCGCTCTGGAAGAAAAGTTTCAGAAGTCCAGGGCTGCGGCGGAAAAGTCCAGAAAAGCCGTGGACGCGCATAGGCTTTCCCTTCAGATGGCGCGCACGGAGTTTGACCTTGTCAGCCGTGAAGTGCAGGCTGCGGACGCTTCCATACAGGCGCTTGCCTCCAGGCAGCGGAAAGCGAAGGACTCCGTAAGCCTTTTTGAAAAGGCTCTGAAGTACGAAGAAGAAGCCCTGCAACGTGCCAGAGCCGAGTCGAAAGCAGTGAGTGCGCAGCTCAAGGCCCAGGGCGCTTCTCTTGCGGATACAGAGGCGGCTCTTGCGAAACTGCGTGCAGAGGAAGAACGCGCCCGCAAGGCTGTGCTTGAGCATACATCAACGCTTCAGCGAGCACGGGCGGAACTCTCTCTGGTCAACGGAGAAATCGAAGCTGCGGATGCTCCCACGCGGGACATGATCGCACGCTACCAGCAGGCCGGGGAAAGAGTGACCCGGCTTGAGCAGGCGTTGGAAGCGGAAAGCGCAGCCTTGAAAAAGAACACCTCCGAGTCAAAGGAGCTGGGCGCGGCGCTTCGCACGGCAACCAAAGAAGAAGCCGCTTTGAAACGGAATGTTGATGCGGCGGAAAAGGCGGTGGAAAAGGCTTCGGCCGCTTTGGACAAGAAACAGACCGCCTTGCAGAAAAACAAGCTGGCCGCCGGTATGCTCGGTGCGTCGCTTCGTGAAGTGGCCCAGCGTGAGCAGGAAGTCGCCCGCGCCGCAGAAAAAGCAAGAGCCTCCCAGGAACGACTTGCCAGAACGCAGAAAAGGCTTGCCGCCGCTTCCGCCGCTCAGGAAAAAATAAGGGCCATGCGTTCAAGCAGCATGGGGGCCATCGTGTCAACGGCGGCCATGGCTACCGGCAGCGTGGGGCTTCCCGTGCGTGAAGCCATGAAGATGGAAGACTCAATGGCAGAAGTCCGCAAGGTGGTGGACTTCGAGACGCCCGACGGTCTGATCAACCTGCAGAGACAGCTTCAGGAGATGTCGCTGCGCATACCCATGGCCGCCGATCAGCTCGCCATGATTGCGGCGGCCGCCGGGCAGTCCGGTATTGCGGAAAAGGATTTGGCTGCGTTCACCGAACAGGCCGCCAAGATGGGCGTCGCCTTTGATATTTCCGCTGAAGAATCCGGCGAAATGATGGCCAAGTGGCAGTCCGGCATGGGGCTGTCCCTGGAAAAGACCTATGCCCTGGCCGATGCCGTCAACTTCCTTTCCAACTCCAACGCCGCCCAGGCAAAACAGATCGGCGAAGTGCTCAAGAGGTACGGGCCTCTCGGCAAGCTGTCCGGCTTGACGGAAACGCATATCGCCGCCTTTGCTTCCACGGTTATCGCCAGCGGTGCGGAAGCGGAAGTTGCGGCGACAGGTATCAAGGCCTTCATGCAAGCCATGGGTAAGGGTGGCTCAATGAGCGACATGCAAAAGGCAGCCTTCCAGAACGCCGGGCTCGACTACAAGCAACTTCAGAAAGATCTCCAGAAGAACGCTCCCGAGACGATTCTGAAAACGCTGGAAGCCATTCAGAAGAAGATCCCCAAGGAAAAGTGGAATCAGTACCTGTCCGTCATGTTCGGCGATGAGGCCGCCGTTGCCATCGGACCCATGATGCAGAACACGGAGGCCCTTCGGAAGAACTTTGAGCGCATAGGCGACCCTATCAGGTACGCCGATTCCATGTTGAAGGAATTCGAGGCCAGAAGTGCCACGACTTCCAACAGCCTGACGCTCATGGGGAACGCCGGGAAGTATGTCGCTACGGTCATGGGGTCTCCGCTTCTGGAGCCCATCCGGGAGATCTCTCTGTCGACCGTCAAGGCGGCCAGGGCGGCCGGGGCATGGATGGAAGCCAACAAGCCCTTGGTTTCCACAGCCATGAAGCTCGGCGCCGCGCTCACGACCGGCGTCATAGCCTTCCATGCCCTGCGTCTCGGTGTGCTTTTTGCGATATCGCCTTTAGTCTCCGTCTATAAGACATGGCAGAAAATGAAGATCGCCATGACCGCGCTCAATATCGCCATGAAGGCCAACCCCATAGGGCTGTTGATCACCGCAGTTGGAGCGGTAGCCGCCGGATTTGCGCTCGCCTATGAAAACTGTGAGGCGTTCAGGAATATGGTGGACGCTGCGATCTCTTTTGCGGTCGACAAAATTTCTGGCCTGATCAAGATGCTTGAAAAGGTCGGAAAATTTCTTGGAGACATCATGGGCGGCGCCGGGGACGCGGTAAAGGCCTATTCCGCCATGGGCAACGGAACTGGCCCGGCTTGGGCAAGTCAGGAGCAGATGGAAGCTATAGCAAGCGGGGACTTGAATGCCCTGGCCGTTCCCGCCATGGCATCCGGCGGTGTTGTCACAGGGCCCACGCTCGCAGCCATAGGTGAAGGAACCGAACCGGAAGCCGTTATTCCGCTGTCCCGGCTATCCTCCCTGTTGCCTTCGTTCGGTGAAGGACGGGAAAGCGAGGCTGTCGCGCCGCTGTCCCGGCTTACGGCTATGCTCCCTGAACTCGGCAACAGCAGTGCCCCGTCCTATCAGGTTACGTTTTCTCCGGTCATCAACATCAGCGGAGGAGCGGATGCCTATGAATCTGTGAAACGCGGCATGAAGGAAGCTCAGACGGATTTCCGGCGTGAGTTCGACAGGATGATGCGGGACAGGGAACGCCTGTCCTATGCATAA
- a CDS encoding phage tail protein gives MGVIGTFGTLPFVCSSAFVLTFDGLSRELSVRWAQHDVIGAKPVLEYIGPDLAAVSMSIRFDSTLGLAPLMGLKKLKGMLEDGTARALIIGGEYFGRFVMESISEERRHHTGFGVCQVAEAKINLKECGGTSLWDELRSLL, from the coding sequence ATGGGGGTTATCGGCACTTTTGGAACTTTGCCTTTCGTCTGTTCTTCTGCCTTCGTGCTTACATTCGACGGTCTCAGTCGTGAGCTTTCCGTTCGATGGGCCCAGCATGATGTCATCGGAGCAAAGCCTGTCCTGGAGTATATAGGCCCGGATCTGGCCGCCGTTTCCATGAGTATCCGTTTCGATTCCACGCTTGGCCTGGCCCCTCTCATGGGGCTCAAAAAGCTCAAGGGAATGCTGGAAGACGGCACGGCCAGGGCTCTCATCATCGGCGGGGAATATTTCGGGCGTTTCGTCATGGAAAGCATCAGCGAAGAGCGACGGCACCATACCGGCTTCGGGGTGTGCCAGGTGGCGGAAGCAAAAATCAACTTGAAAGAGTGCGGAGGGACGTCGCTATGGGACGAGTTGCGGTCACTGCTTTGA
- a CDS encoding phage late control D family protein: MEPRKTSFTLYFTSERKDVTQNIIADLLSFSYTDKETDEADELSLTLKDPHGVWAGTWTPDGGEKIESYIYAGDVSGKEDSRLYCGKFFVDSLSTSGNPRVLNMRAVSIPLNKPIRRKLKTRAWEKTALKDIATVIAKEAEMELLYDAQDNPVYDRQDQKRESDLQFLSRLSREMGISLKLTDEKIVMFDQASYEKKAPVKTLSLNRSPILSWSFESSQSEKYKSVTVAYRDPKQKKKGTAAGYNMDLEKVGGKKSSNPAVMTYTYTDPDANEQWQEYSLKRRAKSVSDAERLAKAKLRELNARSVTGSISLIGDPSLVAGVVVAVSGFGSFDGNFIVQEATHSVSSGGYTTSLSLRRVNNNY; this comes from the coding sequence ATGGAGCCGAGAAAGACTTCCTTTACGCTGTACTTCACCAGCGAAAGAAAGGACGTGACGCAGAATATCATCGCTGATCTTCTGTCGTTCTCCTACACCGACAAGGAGACGGATGAAGCCGATGAGCTTTCCCTGACTCTGAAAGATCCCCATGGAGTATGGGCGGGAACGTGGACGCCCGACGGCGGGGAAAAGATCGAGTCATATATCTATGCCGGGGATGTTTCGGGCAAGGAAGATTCGCGTCTCTATTGCGGGAAGTTTTTCGTGGACTCCCTGAGTACGTCCGGCAATCCCCGCGTCCTCAATATGCGCGCGGTATCCATTCCGCTGAACAAGCCCATACGCCGCAAGCTCAAGACTCGCGCCTGGGAAAAGACGGCATTGAAGGATATCGCCACTGTCATAGCTAAAGAGGCGGAAATGGAACTCCTCTATGACGCTCAGGATAATCCCGTCTACGACCGGCAGGATCAGAAGCGGGAGAGTGACCTTCAGTTTCTTTCTCGCCTGAGCAGGGAAATGGGTATCTCCTTGAAGCTCACGGATGAAAAGATCGTCATGTTCGATCAGGCCTCCTACGAAAAGAAGGCGCCGGTCAAAACTCTGTCTTTGAACCGTTCGCCTATCCTGTCATGGAGCTTTGAAAGCTCGCAGTCGGAAAAGTACAAGTCCGTGACCGTGGCCTATCGCGACCCTAAGCAGAAGAAAAAAGGAACGGCCGCAGGGTACAACATGGATCTGGAAAAGGTCGGCGGCAAGAAGTCCTCGAATCCTGCGGTCATGACCTACACCTACACGGACCCGGACGCAAATGAGCAGTGGCAGGAATACTCCCTGAAACGCCGGGCAAAATCCGTTTCGGATGCGGAGCGTCTGGCCAAGGCAAAGCTTAGAGAACTCAATGCGCGCAGTGTCACCGGCTCCATATCTCTTATAGGGGACCCGTCACTTGTGGCCGGCGTGGTGGTGGCGGTGTCCGGTTTCGGCTCCTTTGATGGGAATTTCATCGTGCAGGAAGCCACACACAGCGTTTCAAGCGGCGGCTACACCACGTCTCTGTCTCTGCGCAGGGTGAACAACAACTATTAG
- a CDS encoding phage baseplate assembly protein V yields MKGYQPDLADLIRVGEVTSVNPAAMTARVTFDDDDGVTSYDLPILQRNTLNNHDHCCVDVGEDALCLFLPTGIEEGFILGSFYAGEVTPPSGSGDVRMVEFSDGTKLFYDRSSHKLTGDVKGDVSLTVSGTVTVKSSTSITLQAPVINLNGAINTAAESGGSGTMTIKGNIDQTGSQKVSGDVVAGGISQISHTHTCPDGETGGPH; encoded by the coding sequence ATGAAAGGATATCAGCCCGACCTGGCAGACCTTATCCGCGTAGGTGAGGTTACCAGCGTGAACCCGGCCGCCATGACTGCCAGGGTGACGTTCGATGATGATGACGGCGTGACAAGCTATGATCTGCCCATACTTCAGCGCAACACGCTGAACAATCACGATCATTGCTGCGTGGACGTGGGGGAAGACGCGCTCTGTCTTTTTCTGCCGACCGGCATTGAGGAAGGTTTCATTCTGGGAAGTTTCTACGCCGGGGAAGTGACGCCGCCTTCCGGCAGCGGCGATGTGCGCATGGTGGAATTCTCCGACGGGACGAAGCTTTTCTATGACCGTTCTTCCCACAAGCTCACGGGCGATGTGAAGGGCGACGTCTCTCTCACCGTTTCAGGCACGGTGACAGTGAAAAGTTCGACCTCCATTACCCTGCAGGCTCCGGTCATCAACCTGAACGGCGCAATCAACACGGCGGCGGAAAGCGGCGGCTCCGGTACCATGACCATCAAGGGCAACATCGATCAGACCGGTTCTCAGAAAGTTTCCGGGGATGTTGTTGCGGGCGGCATATCGCAGATCAGTCATACCCATACCTGCCCGGATGGGGAAACCGGCGGGCCGCACTGA
- a CDS encoding phage tail sheath family protein — protein MAYRHGVYASEQATALLPTVEVAAGIPFIVGTAPVGMADESNVNKPVLCYSYAEAVAAFGYVPPVLDASSGLKKFEYSISEFLRSQFSLFGVTPVIIVNVLDPKTHKKSATTQNVTLNAISGSATVEETGIIASTVTLTPSEGDPYVRGEDFELTYDENGYLVVTSLSDDGTFRCATGEVITMSAEKTDVTLVDSDDIIGGVDVSGNKSGLELVGDCFPRFRLVPGVLIAPGYSSDPEVAAVLAAKASNINELFKAISIVDAPTGSVKQYSGVAEWKNQNNVVDPYQICCWPMLSMDGTLYHMSTQLAGLLGQVDSENEDVPYVSPSNKNFQMTATVLEDGTEVWLAPETAAYLNGEGVVTALNFIGGWKCWGNRTACYPAVTDPKDAFIPIRRMFNWIGNTLVQTYWQRVDFPLNRRQVDTIVDSINIWLNGLAARQYILGGRVEFNSDENSTTDLMDGIARFHVYVTPPSPNREIDFVLEYDADYLSALFA, from the coding sequence ATGGCTTATAGGCACGGCGTTTATGCTTCGGAACAGGCCACGGCACTGCTTCCTACTGTGGAAGTGGCGGCCGGTATTCCTTTCATCGTCGGTACGGCTCCTGTCGGTATGGCTGATGAAAGCAACGTCAACAAGCCTGTGCTCTGCTATTCCTATGCGGAAGCGGTAGCGGCTTTCGGCTATGTGCCGCCGGTTCTTGACGCCTCCAGCGGGCTGAAAAAGTTCGAGTACAGCATCAGCGAGTTCCTGAGGAGTCAGTTTTCGCTTTTCGGTGTGACGCCCGTCATCATCGTCAACGTACTCGATCCGAAGACGCACAAGAAAAGCGCAACGACGCAGAACGTGACGCTCAATGCCATCAGCGGTAGTGCCACGGTGGAAGAGACCGGTATCATCGCGTCCACCGTCACGCTCACGCCCTCCGAGGGTGATCCGTATGTCAGAGGGGAAGACTTTGAGCTGACCTATGATGAAAACGGCTATCTTGTTGTTACCAGCCTGTCGGATGACGGCACTTTCCGCTGTGCTACCGGTGAAGTGATCACCATGTCCGCGGAAAAGACGGACGTGACGCTTGTCGACTCCGACGACATTATCGGCGGCGTCGACGTCTCCGGTAACAAGTCCGGTCTCGAGCTTGTGGGTGACTGCTTCCCTCGCTTCCGTCTTGTGCCCGGTGTGCTGATCGCTCCGGGCTACTCCTCCGATCCTGAGGTTGCCGCCGTCTTGGCGGCCAAGGCCTCCAACATCAACGAACTTTTCAAGGCCATATCCATTGTTGATGCTCCCACCGGTTCCGTGAAGCAGTACAGCGGTGTTGCCGAGTGGAAGAACCAGAACAACGTGGTTGATCCGTATCAGATCTGCTGCTGGCCCATGCTCAGCATGGACGGAACGCTCTACCATATGAGCACGCAGCTTGCCGGTCTGCTGGGGCAGGTGGACAGCGAAAACGAAGACGTGCCCTATGTCAGCCCCTCGAACAAAAACTTCCAGATGACGGCGACGGTGCTGGAAGATGGCACTGAGGTCTGGCTTGCGCCTGAAACTGCGGCCTATCTGAACGGGGAAGGCGTGGTCACCGCTCTGAACTTCATCGGCGGCTGGAAGTGCTGGGGTAACCGCACGGCGTGCTATCCCGCGGTGACCGACCCGAAGGACGCTTTCATTCCCATACGCCGAATGTTCAACTGGATCGGCAACACGCTTGTTCAAACTTACTGGCAGCGAGTGGACTTCCCGCTGAACCGCAGGCAGGTGGATACCATCGTCGACTCGATCAACATCTGGCTGAACGGTCTCGCCGCCCGCCAGTATATTCTCGGTGGACGTGTCGAATTCAACAGCGATGAAAATTCTACCACCGATCTTATGGACGGCATCGCCCGTTTCCATGTGTACGTCACGCCGCCGAGTCCGAACAGGGAAATCGACTTTGTTCTTGAGTATGATGCGGACTATCTTTCCGCACTTTTTGCATAG
- a CDS encoding tail protein X yields the protein METTLSRMGETWDMVARRVYGDEHFMDALIAANVKLRDTVIFSYGVEIVTPEIDTRSTAYDINLPPWKRK from the coding sequence ATGGAAACGACACTGAGCCGGATGGGCGAGACCTGGGATATGGTGGCCAGGCGCGTGTATGGCGATGAGCATTTCATGGATGCGCTTATCGCGGCCAATGTGAAACTTCGGGACACAGTGATCTTTTCTTACGGGGTGGAAATTGTGACGCCGGAAATTGATACGCGTTCCACTGCCTACGATATCAACCTGCCGCCATGGAAAAGGAAGTAG
- a CDS encoding phage tail assembly protein has product MLHTFAKEYTFEDKTYTEIDIPLDNLQGSDIEKIQKQWRAAGNMAPLPVLDMSFCIRCAAAAAHLPLEFFEHLPGREYLWLTQKVSDFFLISD; this is encoded by the coding sequence ATGCTTCACACTTTCGCCAAAGAGTACACGTTCGAGGATAAGACCTATACCGAAATTGATATCCCGCTCGATAATCTGCAAGGCTCGGATATCGAAAAAATTCAGAAACAGTGGCGGGCCGCCGGAAACATGGCCCCGCTTCCCGTTCTGGATATGTCTTTCTGCATCCGCTGTGCCGCCGCTGCTGCTCACCTTCCTCTGGAATTCTTCGAGCATCTTCCCGGGCGGGAATACCTGTGGCTGACGCAGAAAGTTTCGGATTTTTTTCTGATCTCGGACTGA
- a CDS encoding phage tail protein I: protein MKTLDDIRLSDVLPDSIARDAKVSAAATAIDPYLAAVASGRELPAIYASLSRLTGAQLDHIAKQWDVSVWRETWTDDVKRSVLSTAIIDKRKKGTVSAVKGALASISSIATIREWWQESPKGTPHTFTVYATLSDIDGSLDTETQEDLFALIDDNKPLRSHYEFVLQHMGLGQIGMVGAARPLVFAKLYNK from the coding sequence ATGAAAACGTTGGACGATATCAGGCTGTCCGACGTTCTGCCGGACAGCATCGCAAGAGACGCGAAAGTTTCGGCCGCGGCTACGGCCATTGACCCGTACCTCGCGGCGGTTGCTTCCGGCCGGGAACTTCCGGCCATTTACGCCAGCTTGTCCCGTCTTACCGGCGCACAGCTCGACCATATCGCAAAGCAGTGGGATGTGAGCGTGTGGCGCGAGACGTGGACGGATGATGTGAAAAGATCCGTACTTTCCACGGCCATTATCGACAAACGCAAAAAAGGAACCGTCTCCGCCGTCAAGGGAGCGCTCGCGTCCATTTCCTCCATTGCGACGATACGCGAGTGGTGGCAGGAGTCTCCGAAAGGCACGCCTCATACCTTCACGGTTTACGCCACGCTTTCCGATATCGACGGATCTCTGGATACTGAAACTCAGGAAGATCTTTTTGCGCTCATAGACGACAACAAGCCCCTGCGTTCCCATTATGAATTCGTTTTGCAGCATATGGGACTCGGACAGATAGGAATGGTGGGGGCCGCCCGCCCTCTGGTTTTTGCAAAGCTGTATAACAAGTAG
- a CDS encoding baseplate assembly protein, whose translation MSEILPRWNLPEVSFMETDPSAIESGLIAGYEEASGRTLADGDPVRLFLLSIAAAIIQLRNAVNVAAQQNLLSYATGSYLDELGRYLAVTRLPASGAKSTFRFTLSEELAEAYVIPAGFEVTNGAITFATDAEAVISPGELFVDAVATCTTLGEAGNGYLEGQIATIVTPMPYLASAVNLSETSGGADAEEDSAFAERIRLAPNSFSVAGPSKAYIFHTYSVSSAIIDVAVTSPTPGVVNVYPLLEDGELPGEELLGDVEAYLSADDIRPLTDEVHALAPTAKNYSIKVDYWIFSEDQSRAEQIKADVDAAVEEYRLWQQGRIGRDILPDQLIRSVIAAGAARVDSSTLSPASFVELKENEVAQCTGVTVNFKGYKAI comes from the coding sequence ATGAGTGAGATACTTCCCCGCTGGAATCTGCCGGAGGTCAGCTTCATGGAGACTGACCCGTCCGCCATAGAGTCCGGCCTTATCGCAGGATACGAAGAGGCCAGCGGAAGAACGCTGGCCGACGGTGATCCCGTGAGATTGTTTCTGCTCTCCATAGCGGCGGCCATCATCCAGCTCAGGAATGCGGTAAACGTGGCCGCGCAGCAGAATCTGCTTTCCTACGCCACGGGGAGTTATCTCGATGAACTCGGGCGATACCTTGCAGTGACGCGCCTTCCTGCAAGCGGCGCGAAAAGCACTTTCCGTTTTACACTTTCGGAAGAGCTTGCGGAAGCCTATGTCATTCCCGCAGGGTTCGAGGTGACCAACGGCGCGATAACGTTCGCTACGGACGCGGAAGCCGTCATCAGCCCCGGTGAACTCTTCGTTGACGCGGTTGCTACCTGCACCACGCTGGGAGAAGCAGGGAACGGATATCTGGAAGGCCAGATAGCCACTATCGTGACGCCCATGCCTTACCTGGCTTCGGCGGTCAATCTCTCAGAGACCTCCGGCGGAGCTGATGCAGAGGAAGATTCGGCCTTTGCCGAACGCATTCGTCTGGCGCCCAACAGCTTTTCCGTGGCCGGGCCGTCGAAGGCGTATATTTTCCATACCTACAGTGTGAGTTCAGCCATCATCGACGTGGCGGTCACGTCGCCTACGCCCGGCGTGGTCAACGTCTATCCGCTGCTGGAAGACGGAGAACTTCCGGGGGAAGAGCTTCTCGGCGACGTGGAAGCCTATCTTTCCGCAGACGATATCAGACCGCTAACCGACGAAGTCCACGCACTGGCCCCCACGGCGAAGAACTACTCCATAAAAGTGGACTACTGGATTTTCAGTGAAGATCAGAGCCGGGCTGAACAGATAAAAGCGGATGTTGACGCTGCGGTCGAGGAATATCGCCTCTGGCAGCAAGGAAGGATCGGCCGGGATATTCTGCCCGATCAGCTCATCCGCAGCGTTATCGCCGCCGGCGCGGCAAGGGTGGATTCGTCCACGCTTTCCCCTGCGTCCTTTGTCGAGCTGAAAGAAAATGAAGTCGCCCAGTGCACCGGAGTCACCGTCAACTTCAAGGGATACAAGGCCATATGA
- a CDS encoding phage major tail tube protein: MAGENNIKERLIAFRVYNDANDLLGIATVDLPELSSMTDTVTGAGIAGEVDSPVLGHYQSITCTLNWRTIEKKALELTAHKAHALELRGSQQVYDAAGGVYSTEAVRITLRATPKTTTLGTFETGATTDSSQEFEVVYIKISVGGKEVAEIDKYNYISKFGDEDILSSVRADLGLN; encoded by the coding sequence ATGGCAGGTGAAAACAACATCAAAGAGCGGTTGATCGCGTTCCGCGTATACAACGACGCCAACGACCTTCTGGGTATTGCCACGGTCGACTTGCCGGAACTGTCCTCCATGACGGACACGGTGACCGGCGCCGGTATTGCCGGTGAAGTGGACTCTCCCGTGCTCGGACATTACCAGTCCATAACCTGCACGTTGAACTGGAGAACCATCGAAAAGAAGGCTCTGGAGCTTACCGCGCACAAGGCACACGCCCTAGAACTCAGAGGCTCTCAGCAGGTCTACGACGCAGCGGGCGGCGTGTATTCCACCGAAGCCGTGCGCATTACCCTGCGCGCCACACCCAAAACGACCACGCTGGGCACCTTTGAAACCGGCGCAACTACCGATTCCTCGCAGGAGTTCGAGGTGGTGTACATCAAGATTTCCGTGGGTGGGAAAGAAGTCGCGGAAATCGACAAGTACAACTACATCAGCAAATTCGGAGATGAAGACATTCTCTCTTCCGTCCGTGCTGATCTCGGCCTGAACTGA